A genomic region of Pelodiscus sinensis isolate JC-2024 chromosome 1, ASM4963464v1, whole genome shotgun sequence contains the following coding sequences:
- the IFRD1 gene encoding interferon-related developmental regulator 1 isoform X4: MSHCSGFSDPASFTEEGPEVDEEATQEDFEYKLKGFIDLTLDKSAKTRQAALEGLKNALTSKILYEFILERRMTLTDSIERCIKKGKSDEQSAAAGLACLLCVQLGSGIESEEVLKTLGPVLKKIICDGTASIQARQACATCLGVCCFIVTDDITELYSTMECLENIFTKSYPRERETNGISSTHNTVLHIRALLAWTLLLTICPMSEVKKKLEMHLPKLPNLLSCDDVNMRIAVGETLALLFELARETDTDFFYEDMELLTQKLRALATDGNKHRAKVDKRKQRSVFRDVLRAVEERDFPTETVKFGPERMYIDCWVKKQTYDTFKEILGSGMQYHLQSNEFLRNVFELGPPVMLDAATLKTMKISRFERHLYNSAAFKARTKARSKCRDKRTDVGEFF, translated from the exons GACCTGAAGTTGATGAAGAAGCAACTCAAGAAGACTTTGAGTACAAGTTAAAGGGATTCATTGATCTTACCTTGGACAAGAG TGCAAAGACAAGACAAGCAGCTCTTGAAGGTCTTAAAAATGCTCTGACTTCTAAAATACTGTATGAATTTATCTTGGAAAGGAGAATGACTTTAACCGATAGCATTGAACGTTGCATAAAGAAAG GTAAGAGTGATGAACAgtctgcagcagcagggctggcatgtCTTCTCTGTGTGCAGTTAGGATCAGGAATTGAAAGTGAAGAAGTCCTTAAGACCCTTGGACCAGTTCTGAAGAAGATAATCTGTGATGGAACAGCTAGTATCCAGGCTAGACAGGCT TGTGCGACCTGCTTAGGAGTTTGCTGTTTCATAGTCACTGATGATATTACT gaactGTATTCAACTATGGAGTGTTTGGAAAATATCTTCACTAAATCCTATCCAAGGGAGAGAGAAACTAATGGCATCTCTAGCACCCACAATACAGTGCTTCACATCAGAGCACTTTTAGCATGGACTCTGTTGTTGACCATCTGCCCAATGAGTGAAGTGAAGAAAAAACTTGAAAT GCATTTACCTAAACTTCCAAACTTGTTATCTTGTGATGATGTCAACATGAGAATTGCTGTTGGAGAAACACTAGCTCTTCTGTTTGAGCTAGCACGAGAAACAGACACT GATTTCTTTTATGAAGACATGGAACTCTTAACACAGAAACTAAGAGCCCTGGCTACAGATGGAAACAAGCACCGTGCCAAAGTAGACAAAAGAAAGCAGCGATCTGTCTTCAGAGATGTCTTGCGAGCTGTAGAG gaGCGAGACTTCCCTACAGAAACTGTCAAGTTTGGACCTGAGCGTATGTATATTGACTGCTGGGTTAAGAAACAAACATATGACACCTTCAAAGAGATTCTGGGATCAGGGATGCAGTATCATTTGCAG TCCAATGAGTTTCTTCGGAATGTGTTTGAACTTGGACCACCAGTAATGCTTGATGCTGCAACTCTTAAGACAATGAAGATATCCCGTTTTGAAAGG CATTTGTACAACTCCGCAGCATTCAAGGCACGAACAAAAGCTAGAAGTAAATGTCGTGATAAAAGAACAGATGTGGGTGAATTTTTCTAG
- the IFRD1 gene encoding interferon-related developmental regulator 1 isoform X3, whose amino-acid sequence MSHCSGFSDPASFTEEGTGPEVDEEATQEDFEYKLKGFIDLTLDKSAKTRQAALEGLKNALTSKILYEFILERRMTLTDSIERCIKKGKSDEQSAAAGLACLLCVQLGSGIESEEVLKTLGPVLKKIICDGTASIQARQACATCLGVCCFIVTDDITELYSTMECLENIFTKSYPRERETNGISSTHNTVLHIRALLAWTLLLTICPMSEVKKKLEMHLPKLPNLLSCDDVNMRIAVGETLALLFELARETDTDFFYEDMELLTQKLRALATDGNKHRAKVDKRKQRSVFRDVLRAVEERDFPTETVKFGPERMYIDCWVKKQTYDTFKEILGSGMQYHLQSNEFLRNVFELGPPVMLDAATLKTMKISRFERHLYNSAAFKARTKARSKCRDKRTDVGEFF is encoded by the exons GACCTGAAGTTGATGAAGAAGCAACTCAAGAAGACTTTGAGTACAAGTTAAAGGGATTCATTGATCTTACCTTGGACAAGAG TGCAAAGACAAGACAAGCAGCTCTTGAAGGTCTTAAAAATGCTCTGACTTCTAAAATACTGTATGAATTTATCTTGGAAAGGAGAATGACTTTAACCGATAGCATTGAACGTTGCATAAAGAAAG GTAAGAGTGATGAACAgtctgcagcagcagggctggcatgtCTTCTCTGTGTGCAGTTAGGATCAGGAATTGAAAGTGAAGAAGTCCTTAAGACCCTTGGACCAGTTCTGAAGAAGATAATCTGTGATGGAACAGCTAGTATCCAGGCTAGACAGGCT TGTGCGACCTGCTTAGGAGTTTGCTGTTTCATAGTCACTGATGATATTACT gaactGTATTCAACTATGGAGTGTTTGGAAAATATCTTCACTAAATCCTATCCAAGGGAGAGAGAAACTAATGGCATCTCTAGCACCCACAATACAGTGCTTCACATCAGAGCACTTTTAGCATGGACTCTGTTGTTGACCATCTGCCCAATGAGTGAAGTGAAGAAAAAACTTGAAAT GCATTTACCTAAACTTCCAAACTTGTTATCTTGTGATGATGTCAACATGAGAATTGCTGTTGGAGAAACACTAGCTCTTCTGTTTGAGCTAGCACGAGAAACAGACACT GATTTCTTTTATGAAGACATGGAACTCTTAACACAGAAACTAAGAGCCCTGGCTACAGATGGAAACAAGCACCGTGCCAAAGTAGACAAAAGAAAGCAGCGATCTGTCTTCAGAGATGTCTTGCGAGCTGTAGAG gaGCGAGACTTCCCTACAGAAACTGTCAAGTTTGGACCTGAGCGTATGTATATTGACTGCTGGGTTAAGAAACAAACATATGACACCTTCAAAGAGATTCTGGGATCAGGGATGCAGTATCATTTGCAG TCCAATGAGTTTCTTCGGAATGTGTTTGAACTTGGACCACCAGTAATGCTTGATGCTGCAACTCTTAAGACAATGAAGATATCCCGTTTTGAAAGG CATTTGTACAACTCCGCAGCATTCAAGGCACGAACAAAAGCTAGAAGTAAATGTCGTGATAAAAGAACAGATGTGGGTGAATTTTTCTAG